The following proteins come from a genomic window of Chelmon rostratus isolate fCheRos1 chromosome 23, fCheRos1.pri, whole genome shotgun sequence:
- the ttc29 gene encoding tetratricopeptide repeat protein 29, giving the protein MASRVEFDRQLKMNAAAQRHTGLILPEITADRRKKRSTLHRFRNSLKQNICVEMLQGGFHRSFSELFFLLNSDQDRRAAAEPGSGVRLQTPLDEQRDKLETMRLHLSRAEQAERTGSWSVVCEQRLILGQYFSAPEDLWLSLHFYHSCADRERGGRSRPATEARACLAELYLQQGELERASQQAELCLKRAEDDGWLDSAGRPLRLRARRALWRIYSRLAEAPLDTADYNEALTLLHKGYSMAAESEDQQIEAEASYRLGLTYQSAGEHDTAKQFFDTCTQIYGTLQDADGLVKTYKAMAKSIESEGNIHETIQCLETLADISRSNGLQHHLADAYLRLGNIYYTRSQCKRACEFFLQGYEVASNLEDLTLLHKAQVLVARARAHSLIRKYGADVESATPSALRRLLAWKETRGRQDLSTDSTDNTNTAWY; this is encoded by the exons ATGGCTTCACGGGTGGAA TTTGACCGACAGCTGAAGATGAACGCAGCAGCACAGCGGCACACCGGCCTTATCCTACCAGAAATTACTGCcgacaggaggaagaagaggagtaCTCTGCACAG GTTCAGGAACAGTCTGAAGCAGAACATCTGTGTAGAGATGCTTCAAGGAGGCTTTCATAG gtCCTTCTCAgagcttttctttctgctgaacTCTGATCAGGATCGGAGGGCGGCGGCTGAACCAGGTTCAGGTGTTAGGCTGCAGACTCCACTGGACGAACAAAGGGACAAACTGGAGACCATGAGACTGCACCTGAGCCGGGCCGAGCAGGCTGAGCGGACcg gtTCCTGGTCCGTGGTGTGTGAGCAGCGTCTGATTTTAGGTCAGTACTTCTCGGCTCCGGAGGATCTCTGGCTCAGTTTGCACTTCTACCACAGCTgtgcagacagagagcgaggaggaCGCTCGAGACCGGCCACCGAGGCCCGTGCATGCCTGGCTGAGCTCTACCTGCAACAAG GCGAGCTGGAGCGGGCGAGCCAGCAGGCAGAGCTTTGCCTCAAGCGGGCAGAAGACGACGGCTGGCTGGACTCGGCCGGTCGGCCCCTGAGGCTCCGGGCCCGCCGAGCACTGTGGAGGATCTACAGCCGGCTGGCCGAAGCACCGCTGGACACCGCAGACTACAACGAGGCCCTGACGCTGCTCCACAAGGGCTACAGCATGGCTGCTGAGT CTGAAGACCAACAGATCGAAGCGGAGGCCTCCTATCGACTAGGACTGACCTATCAGAGTGCAGGAGAACACGACACAGCCAAACAg tTCTTCGACACTTGCACGCAGATTTACGGCACACTGCAGGACGCAGACGGACTGGTGAAGACATACAAGGCTATGGCCAAGTCTATagagag tgagggAAACATACATGAGACCATCCAGTGTCTGGAGACGTTAGCTGACATCTCCCGTAGCAACGGACTGCAACACCACCTGGCAGACGCCTACCTGCGCCTGGGCAATATCTATTATACGAGG agTCAGTGTAAGAGAGCCTGTGAGTTCTTCCTGCAGGGTTATGAAGTTGCCTCTAACCTGGAGGATTTGACTCTGCTGCACAAAGCACAG GTGCTGGTGGCTCGTGCTCGTGCTCACTCCCTGATCAGGAAATACGGCGCTGACGTGGAGTCGGCCACGCCCAGCGCCCTGCGACGACTGCTGGCCTGGAAGGAGACCAGAGGCCGTCAGGACCTCAgtacagactctacagacaaTACCAACACTGCCTGGTACTAA